One genomic segment of Culturomica massiliensis includes these proteins:
- the cas4 gene encoding CRISPR-associated protein Cas4, which produces MNVTGTLINLYHVCKREMWLHANNIRMEHTSDVVTEGKLVHETSYPNRAARYEEIRIGGSVIDFYDPHEKVIHEIKKSESKEEAYIWQVKYYLYLFEQEGIEGVIGLLEYPLLRETVRVELEENDRETLRNMEDEIRKIIGYEICPPVLSKGKCGKCSYYEFCYSGEEE; this is translated from the coding sequence ATGAATGTAACTGGTACTTTGATAAATCTTTATCATGTGTGTAAACGCGAAATGTGGTTGCATGCCAATAATATAAGGATGGAACATACTTCGGATGTTGTTACAGAAGGGAAACTGGTACATGAAACATCCTATCCGAATCGGGCTGCACGTTATGAGGAAATACGGATAGGCGGTTCGGTGATTGATTTTTACGATCCGCATGAAAAAGTCATTCATGAAATAAAAAAGTCGGAGTCGAAAGAAGAGGCTTATATCTGGCAAGTGAAATATTACCTGTATCTGTTTGAGCAGGAAGGGATTGAAGGTGTTATCGGGTTATTGGAATATCCGTTGTTGCGGGAAACTGTACGGGTAGAATTGGAGGAAAATGACCGGGAAACCCTTCGGAATATGGAAGATGAAATCCGGAAGATTATTGGTTATGAGATATGTCCGCCTGTCTTATCGAAGGGAAAATGTGGGAAGTGTTCGTATTATGAGTTTTGTTATTCGGGGGAAGAAGAGTAA
- a CDS encoding CRISPR-associated helicase/endonuclease Cas3, with amino-acid sequence MELLSGCLNDNSYLAHICAGKKSESLKEHLEKVAEYACLLVKKHRLDGVVDRLVEDMAGEYSQKSRNWLKRMFAAVIVFHDTGKVNENFQRLRMMNRIFAVRKTEVLEPSYGHSFLGSWLFLAFILDGVWDDSQMTDEEKKCLFVYAFFFSYVIRQHHSAGLHCAGEEYFLNSFAGCYEEFRDYLTVWGYKADGQRIESVFKCIVGIQQETQKYRSSSFSLFSLLKLNSSLLTAADYLATHEYMNASAIDSLGIFEDRSRVEEMIGHLKNYKHNQEIYKNLNGFTFKYPVEKSGDHLNCLRTEMAVEVIQTIRAHPDDRLFYIEAPTGGGKTNLSMIAVTELMEKHSDIQKIFYVFPFTTLITQTYQTLQKALGLTSSELAELHSKAAFNVKKEENEDGIYGDKTQDYIDRLFALYPVCVLSHVKFFDMLKGNRKEMNYLFHRLANSVVVIDELQTYNPLLWDKMYYLIEQYARFFNVRFILMSATLPKIGKLNVPLTQKTEFVDLLPRAREYIVNPNFAGRVKFRFDLFQEKTDCVCLAEIVLEKSKEYALKNSLDGTVHTIIEFIYKKTASEFYRQIGDMASFFDEVLVLSGTVLEPRRREVINYLKNPANRKRNVLLITTQVVEAGVDIDMDLGFKNSSLLDSDEQLAGRVNRNARKSGCEVYLFRLDEAKVLYGKDERYKLVQKYITPEEYERMLIDKNFARLYELVFEKIDATNRETLVQNFHSEFLKSIERLDFADIDKGFQIIEQKNETIFVPLKIPVEIASKDKGIKERLISEMELDFLNNLGVVLKDGKLDGRDVWEIYEQFVSHSDQKSFNLDRKIHFKVLQRIMSWFTFSLIYQSKDLSELKCGFGEDRYGYFYLSHWDEDRGNGVVYDYNMGLNTNALKDIPFI; translated from the coding sequence ATGGAGTTATTATCAGGATGCCTGAATGACAACTCTTATCTGGCTCATATTTGTGCCGGGAAAAAATCAGAGTCTTTGAAGGAACATTTGGAGAAGGTTGCTGAATATGCTTGTCTGTTAGTAAAGAAGCACAGGCTGGATGGGGTTGTGGATAGGTTGGTGGAAGATATGGCTGGTGAGTATAGTCAGAAAAGCCGGAATTGGTTGAAACGGATGTTTGCAGCTGTTATTGTTTTCCATGATACCGGTAAAGTGAATGAGAATTTTCAGCGGCTTCGGATGATGAACCGGATTTTTGCAGTACGCAAAACTGAAGTATTAGAACCTTCCTATGGACATTCTTTTTTAGGAAGCTGGTTATTTCTTGCTTTTATACTGGATGGTGTATGGGATGATTCTCAAATGACGGATGAAGAGAAAAAGTGTCTGTTTGTTTACGCTTTTTTCTTTTCTTATGTGATCCGTCAACATCATAGTGCGGGTCTTCATTGTGCTGGTGAAGAGTATTTTTTGAATTCATTTGCCGGATGTTATGAAGAATTCCGGGATTACTTAACGGTTTGGGGATATAAAGCCGATGGACAGAGGATAGAGAGTGTGTTTAAATGTATTGTAGGTATTCAGCAGGAGACCCAAAAATACAGATCGTCTTCTTTTTCTCTGTTTTCTTTGCTTAAATTGAATTCTTCGTTACTGACTGCTGCCGACTATCTGGCTACCCACGAATATATGAATGCCAGTGCAATCGACAGTTTGGGTATATTTGAAGATCGTAGCCGGGTAGAAGAGATGATCGGCCATTTGAAAAATTATAAACATAATCAGGAGATATATAAAAATCTGAACGGTTTTACCTTTAAATATCCGGTTGAGAAATCCGGAGATCATCTGAATTGTTTACGGACGGAAATGGCTGTGGAAGTTATACAGACCATCCGTGCACATCCGGATGACCGCTTATTTTATATAGAAGCACCGACAGGTGGGGGTAAAACTAATTTATCAATGATTGCAGTTACGGAGTTGATGGAAAAACATTCCGATATTCAGAAAATATTCTATGTTTTTCCGTTTACGACTTTGATAACGCAGACTTATCAGACTTTACAAAAGGCCTTGGGGTTGACTTCGTCAGAGCTGGCTGAATTACATTCAAAGGCGGCATTCAATGTGAAGAAAGAGGAAAATGAGGATGGAATATATGGAGATAAAACTCAGGATTATATCGACCGTTTGTTTGCCTTATATCCGGTTTGTGTTTTGTCACATGTGAAGTTTTTCGATATGCTCAAAGGTAACCGGAAGGAAATGAATTATTTGTTTCACCGTTTGGCAAACTCTGTGGTTGTTATAGATGAGTTGCAGACCTACAATCCTTTATTATGGGATAAAATGTATTATCTGATTGAACAATATGCCCGTTTTTTCAATGTACGCTTCATTTTAATGTCGGCTACGTTGCCTAAGATCGGAAAACTGAATGTTCCGTTGACGCAAAAAACAGAATTCGTGGATTTACTTCCTCGTGCCAGAGAATATATTGTCAATCCGAATTTTGCAGGACGTGTAAAGTTCCGTTTCGATCTGTTTCAGGAGAAAACAGATTGTGTTTGTTTGGCAGAGATTGTCCTTGAAAAGTCTAAGGAGTATGCGCTGAAAAATTCTCTGGATGGTACGGTTCATACGATTATTGAATTTATTTATAAAAAGACAGCTTCTGAATTTTACAGGCAAATAGGGGATATGGCTTCTTTTTTTGATGAGGTATTGGTGTTGTCCGGAACTGTGTTGGAGCCGAGACGGCGGGAAGTGATTAATTATTTGAAAAATCCGGCTAACCGGAAGAGAAATGTTCTGCTGATTACAACACAGGTAGTAGAAGCCGGCGTAGATATCGATATGGATCTGGGATTTAAAAACAGTTCACTGCTGGATAGTGATGAGCAATTGGCCGGACGTGTAAACCGCAATGCCCGAAAGTCGGGGTGCGAGGTGTATTTATTCCGGTTGGATGAGGCCAAGGTTTTGTATGGTAAGGATGAGCGGTATAAGCTGGTGCAGAAATATATTACTCCGGAGGAGTATGAGCGAATGCTGATTGATAAAAATTTTGCCCGATTGTATGAATTGGTTTTTGAAAAAATAGATGCAACCAATCGGGAGACACTTGTGCAAAATTTTCATTCGGAATTTTTAAAGAGTATAGAAAGATTGGATTTTGCTGACATAGATAAAGGTTTCCAGATTATAGAACAGAAAAATGAGACCATTTTTGTACCTTTGAAAATACCTGTCGAAATAGCTTCAAAGGATAAAGGAATAAAAGAGAGATTGATCTCAGAAATGGAATTGGATTTTTTAAATAATCTGGGAGTTGTGCTGAAAGATGGGAAATTAGATGGTCGTGATGTTTGGGAGATATATGAACAATTTGTTTCTCATTCTGATCAAAAGAGTTTTAATCTGGATAGAAAGATTCATTTTAAGGTGCTCCAGAGAATTATGTCATGGTTTACGTTTTCTTTGATATATCAATCCAAAGATTTGAGTGAATTGAAATGTGGTTTTGGAGAAGACCGGTACGGGTATTTCTATTTGTCACATTGGGATGAAGACAGAGGAAACGGAGTGGTATATGATTATAATATGGGATTAAATACAAATGCGTTAAAAGATATTCCGTTTATATGA
- the cas5b gene encoding type I-B CRISPR-associated protein Cas5b has product MSGQRLISFDLQADFGFFKKPDYNDGILLTYNMLHKPALLGLLGAVIGLQGYRRKGELPEYYQRLEELSVGIEPLEKRHEKGNFRKSVVKYTNTVGYANQDGNLLIEESMLIRPGYRCYLLLDLDNQDHHKLYDYLKNGWSEYIPYLGKNEYPCWFGDTFREYEFSVFQPAAIFRISSLFIKEGVIRGKKVEASFSLSAMGMENESSFVYFERLPIGFHPELMQYELADFAYTDWLMQADSQITGLFYLVVEGEKKVIQLF; this is encoded by the coding sequence ATGAGTGGTCAACGACTGATTTCGTTTGATTTGCAGGCCGATTTCGGCTTTTTCAAGAAACCGGATTATAATGATGGAATATTGCTGACATACAATATGTTGCATAAACCGGCATTGTTGGGTTTGTTGGGGGCGGTGATCGGACTGCAAGGATATAGGAGAAAGGGTGAATTGCCTGAATATTATCAGCGTCTGGAAGAGCTATCTGTCGGGATCGAGCCATTGGAAAAACGGCATGAAAAAGGAAATTTCAGGAAGTCGGTAGTAAAGTATACCAATACGGTAGGTTATGCTAATCAAGACGGTAATTTGCTGATTGAGGAAAGTATGCTGATCCGGCCCGGATATCGTTGCTACCTGTTATTGGATTTAGATAACCAGGATCATCATAAGCTGTATGACTACCTGAAAAACGGCTGGTCGGAATATATTCCCTATCTGGGCAAAAATGAATATCCCTGTTGGTTTGGGGATACATTCCGGGAGTATGAGTTCTCTGTTTTTCAGCCTGCTGCTATTTTCCGGATATCTTCTCTGTTTATAAAGGAAGGGGTGATTCGGGGGAAAAAGGTGGAAGCCAGTTTTTCTCTGTCAGCCATGGGAATGGAAAATGAGAGTAGCTTTGTTTATTTCGAGCGTTTACCGATAGGTTTTCATCCGGAACTGATGCAATACGAATTGGCTGATTTTGCTTACACAGATTGGCTGATGCAGGCTGATTCTCAAATAACCGGTTTATTTTATCTTGTTGTTGAAGGAGAAAAGAAGGTTATTCAATTGTTTTAA